CAACCACATTGACTATGAGAGGGTTCTCAGGTCTGCGAAGTGCAAACTGCTTAGATTCACTGCTAAGGTCAGGGCAAGATTTCCATTCCAGGGTTGCATTCTCTATGTCACGTAGGCAACAAAAGGCTAAGCGATTCGTACCTAGGGCTATGTTTGAACGCTTCACAGAAAAGGCAATTAAAGTAATTATGCTTGCCCAAGAGGAAGCAAGGCGTCTTGGCCATAATTTTGTTGGCACAGAGCAGATTCTGTTGGGTCTTATTGGTGAAGGAACTGGAATTGCTGCGAAGGTGCTTAAATCCATGGGAATCAATCTTAAGGATGCACGCGTTGAAGTGGAGAAAATTATAGGGAGAGGTAGTGGTTTTGTTGCCGTAGAAATTCCATTTACTCCTCGGGCAAAGCGTGTGTTGGAACTCTCATTGGAGGAAGCCCGCCAACTTGGTATGGTTCTTTTCTTTGTTTCTCTTTATCTGACCTGGCCTTTAAAACTTTGTCTAAAAAATCTCTACTGCTTTTTCCTTTGCAAAGTAGGATTTTGGCAGTAATATACTCTTTGCCTCTTAGTTGAAAACCTTTCGAGGTTTCATGGGAACAAAAATGTAAAAGGGTTAGTAATAGTAGCTCAAATGAAATCATATTTTCCGTTAAAGTAGATGTAGTAGTTAAATATAGGCATATAAGGCCATTCTCATAGTAATATTTATTGGATTGAAAACTTTCCTTTAATCTTGTATTCTTGTTTGTGCATTTTTTTGCTGAGTTGATTGAATCTTGACCATCAAGGACGTTTTTTCAATCTATTTCGTTAATTGTTTCAGTTAATATATGCACTGGTAAAAATTCTGTTAAATGTGTGCTTACCAAATGATATATATCCATACATCTACTTTCAGCCTTCTTTTTCTAGGCTGTTTACCATAATGGAAAATCTAACTCCTTTCCATGAATCTTTCAGGTCACAACTATATAGGATCAGAGCATTTGCTTCTTGGGTTGCTTCGTGAAGGTGAAGGTGTAGCAGCCCGTGTTCTTGAGAATTTAGGTGCTGACCCTAGCAACATCCGCACACAGGTAAGTATTGTACCTGTGGACTAGTATAATCCTTATTTTCTTCCCAATATTATTATTCTATGATTGATTGTGCAATATTGGAAAATAATTGGAATATGGTTTTATTGTGGTAATCAGGTTATTAGGATGGTGGGAGAAAGTACAGAAAATATTCCTGCTCCTGTTGGGCCAGGGGGTGGCAGCAATAAGATGCCTACACTTGAAGAGTATGGAACAAATTTGACTAAATTAGCAGAGGAGGTAAACAAATGTTAAGGATTCCCTAGCTATCACATACTATGATCTAATTCTACATCTGCACTAGACTGGAGGTGAGCAAATGGTATGTAAATTAAAATTCTCATCTTTTCAGGGTAAACTGGATCCAGTTGTTGGAAGACAACCACAAATAGAACGTGTCATCCAAATCTTGGGCCGAAGAACTAAAAACAATCCTTGTCTTATTGGAGAACCCGGGGTAGGGAAAACAGCAATTGCCGAAGGTCTTGCTCAACGTATAGCAACCGGTGATGTTCCTGAAACAATTGAGCGAAAGAAGGTGAATATTGACATATCTAAGTGCAAAGCATGTTTGTGCTGCTTTACTATTTTCACactcatcattttttttttatcgtctCCTGAAATTATTATTTCATGGGACTTGGCAGATTAGCAGATGAGGGTGGATATAGTTGCTTGATTTTCTGTTTTAAAATTTCAACGTGGAAGGTTACTGTTATTATACATCTAAACTTTTTAGAACGATTATTCAGAACATTCACCTTTGGGCCAAATTGTTTTCTATCTCTTTATGCTAGCACAAGAGTGTGCTATTCTCTGTTTGAAAATTCAATTGTGGAATGTTGATAATCTAATGCTCATCTACattgaaatttctaaaattattATTCTGATTTATGAGGAATATTACATGCATTTGTCTTGATAGATTGAGATTTATAAATGATTGTATGCTTTGTCATTCATACTGTTGGTCTACATGCTTGACATAAGTATCCTGATTGCGTTGACGGGAAGATTCATAACCCTGTGTCAACAGACTTTAGAACCTGGCTTTATTATGTCGTTATAACAAAAACATGGAAGTGCTTTATACATGTATTTATCTGTGTTTTGTGATGCAGGTGATCACTCTGGATATGGGTCTTCTAGTTGCTGGGACCAAGTATCGTGGAGAGTTCGAAGAAAGATTAAAGAAGCTTATGGAAGAAATCAAACAAAGTGATGAAATCATTCTTTTTATCGATGAGGTGCATACCTTAATTGGAGCTGGAGCAGCAGAAGGTGCAATTGATGCTGCTAACATCTTGAAACCAGCTCTTGCAAGAGGTGAATTGCAGGTAAATTTCATGCTTATGCTTTCAACTAGTTTGAATTTGAACTTGAATCTCTTTATTTTATTCTACTTTTTTTCCAGTTGCTGTATAGAAACTATCACAGCTCATTTTTCCTTGGCTATTGAGTAGCCTTTATGTGACTATCATCTTTTTGGCTGCCTGACAATTACAGattgaattttctttttttacttcCATGTCATTAGAATATGCAATTAATAAACCACTTACCACCATATGCATCCTTAGTTCCTTTCAAACATGTGCGGTCAAGTTGGCTTGgaattgtttaaaaaaatccATATGTATCTTAACTTCTGCAGTGTATTGGAGCTACAACACTGGATGAGTACAGAAAGCACATTGAGAAGGATCCGGCTTTAGAAAGACGATTCCAGCCAGTTAAAGTCCCTGAACCAACTGTTGATGAGACAATTCAGATTCTGAAAGGGCTTCGTGAACGTTATGAGATCCACCACAAGCTCCGTTACACAGATGATTCACTAGTAGCTGCTGCACGGTTGTCATATCAGTACATCAGGTTTGTAGTACGTATTTTGTTTTGTCAATTGCACTCTGTACTTGAATCTGTGCAGTGTTTGTGTATCTggtgctttaaataatcaataCCAGACAAGAATAATTGCTCATGTATCTGTAAACAAGATAATGTGTGTTTAGTAAGCAATACAATATTTTTACAGTTAACTCTGTGTATGCATTGGAAAGCAGTCCTTGTTTTCAGAATTTGATTGCTTATTAGTCACTTTATCTTCTAGAATGATTTTATCTACGTTCCTTGTTAAACCGTACCACTTGTTAAATTATTGGTATTTTGTCATTGTAAAAGCATTAGCTGCGAAATTTATTAGCATGCATTGACCAATCTGTAGCTAAAACTTCTCTGTTTCGAAGACTGACAATTAATATGTTTTCGTCCAGTCTGAACTGCTTGGTCATTGGTTGAAATCGTAAGCAATCTAGCTAATTACTAATTTACGAAAAAAAATATAGACTACGTATATAGTGCAGGTTAAAATTTTTGATGGTATGATGTCAACCTTTCTTTTATACATCGTTTCTGAGTTGTGTTTGGACAAATCCTGCTgtcaattacaattttattctAGAATGCTTCAATGTATAATATTCCTTACAGTTTAAGTTTTACTTTTTGTTTCTGTGCCCCTGCAAAGGTTATGAGAAAGTGTGAGTATGTCTATGATGTGTGCTTATTGGATCTTATGGGAAAAATATCTATTACTCAGTGTTGTATGTCCTAGAAGGGCTCTACTTAATAACCTTGCTCCTCTACCTCGAAGATGTTTTCGTTTTACATGTATGGCATATCTCTGATATGatacttttttttgtaatattttctaataatctGTTTTTTACTTGTATTTAGTGACCGTTTTCTGCCTGACAAGGCAATAGACTTGATTGATGAAGCTGGTTCTCGGGTTCGCCTTCGTCATGCTCAGGTATGAGTTCTTTGCACTAAATTTATCCAATCACCCCCAGTCTTACTTTATGCAAGATCTTTATTGGTCAAGGTGTTTTACAGGTCCCAGAGGAAGCTAGGGAGCTTGAGAAAGAGGTCAGGCAGATAACAAAGGAGAAGGATGAAGCTGTCCGTAGCCAAGACTTCGAAAAGGTACAGTTTCTGCGTATTTAATGTATTCTCCAGGACTACAAATTTATTTCTGTGAAAAGGGTGCACATgggtaaaaaatttaaaaatccaGGACACTAGGATTTCAAAGATTCAATGCACGAAATTTGTTAAAATAACTGGAAGTTACAGTTTGAGCAGTAAAAATAATTCCTAAAATTTTGATTCTTTTTTGTGGGTTTATCAAACATTCAACAAATTTATAGTACATTAACTCCTGAACAGGCTGGGGAATTACGAGATCGTGAAATGGATCTAAGGGCACAGATTGCTGCTATTGTGGAAAAAGGCAAGGAGATGAGCAAGGCTGAGACTGAGGCAGGGGATGAGGGTCCTATGGTTCACGAATCAGACATTCAGCACATCGTGTCTTCTTGGACTGGCATTCCTGTTGAGAAAGTATCCACTGATGAATCTGATCGTCTCCTGAAGATGGAAGAGACCTTGCACAAAAGAGTCATTGGTCAGGATGAGGCTGTTAAAGCGATCAGTCGTGCTATTCGACGTGCCCGTGTTGGACTAAAGAATCCCAATCGTCCAATTGCCAGCTTCATATTTTCTGGTCCAACTGGTGTTGGGAAGTCTGAACTGGCAAAAGCACTGGCTGCCTACTACTTTGGTTCTGAAGAAGCCATGATCAGACTTGACATGAGTGAGTTCATGGAAAGACACACCGTTTCCAAGTTGATTGGTTCACCACCAGGTTATGTTGGTTATACAGAGGGTGGTCAGTTGACAGAGGCCGTTCGGCGTCGACCATACACTGTAGTGCTGTTTGATGAGATTGAGAAGGCCCATCCTGATGTCTTCAACATGATGCTTCAGATTCTTGAAGATGGAAGGTTGACGGACAGCAAGGGTAGAACAGTAGACTTCAAGAATACACTTCTGATTATGACTTCAAATGTCGGAAGCAGCGTTATTGAGAAAGGAGGACGGAGAATAGGATTCGACCTTGATTATGATGAGAAAGATAGCAGTTATAACCGTATCAAGAGCTTGGTGACAGAGGAGTTGAAGCAATACTTCAGGCCAGAATTCTTAAATAGGTTGGATGAGATGATTGTTTTCCGTCAGCTCACTAAACTGGAGGTTAAGGATATAGCTGATATAATGTTGAAGGAAGTATTTGACCGGCTAAAGGGTAAAGAAATAGAACTTCAAGTGACAGAGAGATTTAGAGAAAGGGTGGTTGATGAAGGTTATAACCCAAGCTATGGTGCAAGGCCATTGAGAAGAGCAATTATGAGACTGCTGGAGGACAGTATGGCTGAGAAAATGCTTGCTGGGGAGATCAAGGAGGGCGACTCTGTAATCGTGGATGTGGATTCTGATGGTAATGTTATTGTGCTCAATGGAAGCAGCGGATCTCCAGAGGCCATGCCAGACGTGTTGTCTATTGTGTAGGCCTTAAGCCTTCATATTCAGCAGTATTTGCCCGCTTGTTGCTTGTATTGCATGCATGGTTTTAACATATAAATTGGCAATGTAGCAGTAGTCTATTTTGTTGAAATGACTACATGGTGTCGTCGGCGGCGTTTGATTTATAATTTTGGCTTTGGCTGGGGCTTGATGGAATGCTGTAATATCATAATCACCAGTAGCAATGATTGATAGATGGCAGGAAGTGGAACTTTGGTATTTGGATTGGCTTTTCATAATAATCACAGATGTAGTAATGTAGAATTTACTTTACACTTGCTCGCCTTTTTTCATGTATCAAGAAATTGTGATTTAGACTATTGCAATTATTATCGTCCTTTTCTACTTCATATATACTTTTTCATCAGATAATGTTTCGATGTTTCGAATGGTCTTTTTCATTGCACATGAACCTTATAATGTTATGTAACTTGTGGAGAAAACAAGATGGCGTGTAAATAATTCAATTTCATATATCCAAAACTCCACTTTCATGTACACTGGTTAAAATGGATCAAGCGACTAACATTCTTAAAATTTGATTCATCTAAAATTTCACTGGTTAAAAATGGATCAAGCGACCTACATAACCATaaccattttgttttttttatccctcTTGAATACATAAGAAATCAAGTCCTCTTGCAACACCCATCTGATAAATGCTAACTAACTACAGGAACAAATAAATCTTctagggttaggctatgcttactttgtttttaacaaagtaagtcttactttgttttttctaccattggatggtgatgaattTTGAgaaagtaagctcatccaatggtagaaaaaaaaaataaagcttactttgtcaaaaacaaagtaagcatagaagacacCAATCTTCTGTGCTAATATGTGCGCATAATTATTAGACGCGCAAGGCACGAGGGATCTTGATCATTATAAATAACAATTaaacatttctaaaataaatggtCAAATGCTAAATTATATCCAATCAaccagtctttttttttttttttttgacactgAAAAAAACTTTATTAATCAATCAATGAAAGAAGATTCTTTATAAAGAATATCAACTAACCAAAAAGGGATCGAGGTAGAAAAAAATTGACTAGCATAAGACAAGGCATGTCAGGCATTAGCATGGGCAGCCTCATTCGTGAGCCTAGAAACGAATACGACTTTAAAGTCAGAATTTTGAGCTAAAGTATCACGACATTCTTGTATAATACCTCCCATTTCTGAAAAGTCATGTTTTCCCGAATAGAGTTTGTCAACCACCGATTTCGCATCAATCTCAATCATAACCCTATTAAGGCCCAAAGAACTAAGCCATGCTAGACTATGTCTAAGTGCAAACGCTTCCACGATGCCCGGGTCAAAAACACCTCCATACCAAGAACTGGATAACGAAATAAACTCACCTGCTGTCCCGAATAAAAACCGAACC
The DNA window shown above is from Euphorbia lathyris chromosome 1, ddEupLath1.1, whole genome shotgun sequence and carries:
- the LOC136227780 gene encoding chaperone protein ClpC, chloroplastic, whose protein sequence is MARLLVHSTNIPALAHGLKNGQSQELETSRKSAAKMMCSSHPTTLTMRGFSGLRSANCLDSLLRSGQDFHSRVAFSMSRRQQKAKRFVPRAMFERFTEKAIKVIMLAQEEARRLGHNFVGTEQILLGLIGEGTGIAAKVLKSMGINLKDARVEVEKIIGRGSGFVAVEIPFTPRAKRVLELSLEEARQLGHNYIGSEHLLLGLLREGEGVAARVLENLGADPSNIRTQVIRMVGESTENIPAPVGPGGGSNKMPTLEEYGTNLTKLAEEGKLDPVVGRQPQIERVIQILGRRTKNNPCLIGEPGVGKTAIAEGLAQRIATGDVPETIERKKVITLDMGLLVAGTKYRGEFEERLKKLMEEIKQSDEIILFIDEVHTLIGAGAAEGAIDAANILKPALARGELQCIGATTLDEYRKHIEKDPALERRFQPVKVPEPTVDETIQILKGLRERYEIHHKLRYTDDSLVAAARLSYQYISDRFLPDKAIDLIDEAGSRVRLRHAQVPEEARELEKEVRQITKEKDEAVRSQDFEKAGELRDREMDLRAQIAAIVEKGKEMSKAETEAGDEGPMVHESDIQHIVSSWTGIPVEKVSTDESDRLLKMEETLHKRVIGQDEAVKAISRAIRRARVGLKNPNRPIASFIFSGPTGVGKSELAKALAAYYFGSEEAMIRLDMSEFMERHTVSKLIGSPPGYVGYTEGGQLTEAVRRRPYTVVLFDEIEKAHPDVFNMMLQILEDGRLTDSKGRTVDFKNTLLIMTSNVGSSVIEKGGRRIGFDLDYDEKDSSYNRIKSLVTEELKQYFRPEFLNRLDEMIVFRQLTKLEVKDIADIMLKEVFDRLKGKEIELQVTERFRERVVDEGYNPSYGARPLRRAIMRLLEDSMAEKMLAGEIKEGDSVIVDVDSDGNVIVLNGSSGSPEAMPDVLSIV